In the genome of Segnochrobactrum spirostomi, the window AGCACGAAGCGCATCGGCCAGGAGATGTGCGGCATGGCGACGAGCAACGTCTCGCGCTCCTCGAGCGCCTCGCGCACCAGACGGAACTCGAAATATTCGAGATAACGCAGGCCACCGTGAAAGAGCTTGGTCGAGGAGGACGAGGTCGCCTGGGCGAGATCGCCCTGCTCGGCGAGGACGACCGACAGGCCGCGGCCGGAGGCATCGCGCGCGATGCCGCAACCGTTGATGCCTCCCCCACGATGAAGATGTCGACCACGGACACCGTCGAAGCCCTTCCCGGACGCTCTTGTCGTTGTAGCCAACGTGCGACGAAAGCGCGGGGCGGTCAATGCGGATTTTCGCTTTCGCGCCTTTTTGAAATTAAACGAACATATTGCACTGCAAAAAGAGCGCGCGGTTTGTCGGGGACGCTTCGCACCTGCACGCTGAAATCCACCGCGGCGCAGCATGGAATTTGGGATGACAAGGGCGCCGTACCGGTGCCAACATCCGCGTCCCTATCCGAAGCGCGCAAATTCGCGTCATAAGCGAATGTAAAGGAAGACTGCGGTGGCCCTGAGTTTCCGCCAGACCGAAATCCTCGAAATCGCACGGGCCGAAGGGCGGGTGGTCGTCGAAGACCTCGCCCGCCGATTCGACGTGACGCTGCAGACGATCCGCCGGGATCTGACCGAACTCGCCGACGCCGGGCTGCTCGACCGCGTCCACGGCGGCGCCATTTTGCGCGCCGGTGTCGCCAATATCGGCTACGAGCAGCGCCGGCGCATGAACGAGGCCGCCAAGGTCGCGATCGCCCGGGCGTGCGCCGCGGCGATCCCCGAGAATTCCTCGCTCATCATGAATCTCGGCACCACGACGGAGGCGGTCGCCCACGAGCTCCTCGCCCATCGCAACATCACCGTCATCACCAACAACATGAACGTGGCGAACACGCTCGTCGCCAATCCGTCGTGCGATGTGATGCTCGCAGGCGGCGCGCTGCGGCGCAGCGACGGCGGCCTCGTCGGCGAGTTGACGACGCAGTTTTTCGAGCAGTTCAAGGTGGATATCGCGGTGATCGGCGTCTCGGCGCTCGATCAGGACGGCGATCTGCTCGATTTCGACCTCGCCGAGGTCCGGGTCTCGAAGGCGATCCTGCGTCAGGCCCGGCGGGTCTTTCTCGTCGCCGACCATTCGAAGCTCGGCCGCTCGGCCCCGGCGCGGCTCGCCTCGCTGTCCGAGATCAACCGCATGTTCACCGACGCGCCGCTGCCGCCGGAATTGGCGCGGCGCTGCGCGGAATGGGGCACCGAGGTGACCGTCGCGGCCGCGTAAGGCCGCGACGGTGTAGATCCTCCGGCCCGACGCGCGTGGTCGGGCCGGCCGTATGTCGGAGCGATCAGCCCTTCAGCGCGGCGGCGAGCACGGTCGCGAGCGGCGTCGTCGGGCGGCCGATCAGCCGGCTCAGGGTGTGGCTGTCGTCATAGAGACCGCCCTTCGAAGCGCCCGTGTCGGAATCGGCGAGCAGCGCGGCGAAGCCCTCCGGCAGCCCGAACTTCACGAGCAGCGCCTGATATTCGGCCGCAGGCAGGTTGTTGAAGGCGACCGGCTTTCCGGCGAGCTTCGAGAGCTCCGCCGCCCAATCGGCGAGGGTGAAGGCGGTGTCGCCGGCGAGTTCGTAGACCTGACCGGCATGCTCGTCGCCGCCGGCGAGAACGGCGGCGGCCGCCGCCGCATAATCGGCACGGGACGCCGCCGCGATGCGGCCGTCGCCCGAGGCGCCGAACACCACGCCGTGCTCCAGCGCCGGGCCGATGTTGCCGTTGTAGTTCTCGGTGTACCAGCCGTTGCGCAGCAGGGCGAAGGAGAGCCCGGACGCCTTCAGGAGCGCTTCGGTCGCGAGGTGCTCGACGCGCAGCCCGAGCTGCGAGGTGTCGGCGTGAAGGAGGCTCGTATAG includes:
- a CDS encoding SDR family oxidoreductase, coding for MSTPSPRILVTGANGHLGRLTVQALVKSVPADRIVATARSKEAVADLAALGVETRVADYDKPETLIAAFAGIGRLLLISSSAIGQREPQHRNVIEAAKAAGVGFVAYTSLLHADTSQLGLRVEHLATEALLKASGLSFALLRNGWYTENYNGNIGPALEHGVVFGASGDGRIAAASRADYAAAAAAVLAGGDEHAGQVYELAGDTAFTLADWAAELSKLAGKPVAFNNLPAAEYQALLVKFGLPEGFAALLADSDTGASKGGLYDDSHTLSRLIGRPTTPLATVLAAALKG
- a CDS encoding DeoR/GlpR family DNA-binding transcription regulator is translated as MALSFRQTEILEIARAEGRVVVEDLARRFDVTLQTIRRDLTELADAGLLDRVHGGAILRAGVANIGYEQRRRMNEAAKVAIARACAAAIPENSSLIMNLGTTTEAVAHELLAHRNITVITNNMNVANTLVANPSCDVMLAGGALRRSDGGLVGELTTQFFEQFKVDIAVIGVSALDQDGDLLDFDLAEVRVSKAILRQARRVFLVADHSKLGRSAPARLASLSEINRMFTDAPLPPELARRCAEWGTEVTVAAA